Genomic window (Paenibacillus sp. 37):
CAGAGAAGAGAAATTGGAGAATTCGTGCGCGAGATTATGGCAGATACCTATGGGGAGATTGAACAGAAACAGTTTGTCCTTCATGTACTTGTTCCTGATGAGGTGATCTACGCGAGGTATGATCCGGAGCTGTTATCCAGAGTCATCCAGAATCTGATTACCAATGCTCTATCTTATAATCCAATCGGGACCGAACTGCGCGTTGAACTCATTCCGCTTCATACCCATGTGGTGATTGAAGTGGCAGATACCGGAGTGGGCATACCTCAAGAACTGTGGTCAACGATCTTTGACCCGTTTGTACGAGGGGATGAGGCGCGGACAGCGACCGGAGGCACCGGACTTGGTTTGTCCATCGCACGACGTAATACGGAGAAAATGGGCGGACGGCTGATCCTTTCCCGGCGTGGGCGAGAGACCACCGTGTTTACCATTGAGATTCCAAATTAAATAAGAGAAGAAATGTCCATGTGGAGGGAAATATTTTGTTCAAAGTAAATACGTTTGTCCGCTTCAGTATTGCACTGGCGCTGATATTGGTTAATATCTATTTATTATCACGTGTGAGCTTCATCTTTCAGCCGCTCGTCACCATGATCACGGTCATTACCGTGCCGATGATGTTGTCGGTGTTCTTTTATTATCTGCTCAGGCCGCTTGTGAATTATATGGAGAAAAAGAAAATAAATCGCACGCTAAGTATTTTGCTAATCTATCTGGTTATTGCTATTCTGGGAGTGTTCTTCATCATTGGTTTATGGCCATCGTTACGTGAGCAACTGTTCAATCTGGTCGATAACGCACCAAGTTTAATTAATTCATTAAGTGACCAGCTGAGAGAGCTGGAGCAAAATGGTGCCATTCAGGCCTTGTTCCCGGAGGGCTCAACACCTTTCTCTCAGATCACGGAGTATATCAACAAAGGATTTAACTTTGTGACCAACTACGTAAGTGGATTTTTCTCACTCGTTTCCAGTTTTGCGATCATCTTGTTTACACTACCGATTCTTTTGTTCTATATGCTGTTACAAGGCGAGAAATTTGGTCGTAAATTGGCACATATCGCTCCAAAACGTTTCCAAAATGACAGCCGTGAAGTCGTAATTGAGATTGATCAGGCGTTGAGTGGTTTTATTGTAGGAAGAGTTTTGGTCAATCTGGCATTGGGTGTACTGATGTATATCGGTTTCTTGATCATTGGACTGCCGTACGCATTACTGCTCACGGTAATCGCGGTCATCATGAACTTTGTTC
Coding sequences:
- a CDS encoding AI-2E family transporter, which encodes MFKVNTFVRFSIALALILVNIYLLSRVSFIFQPLVTMITVITVPMMLSVFFYYLLRPLVNYMEKKKINRTLSILLIYLVIAILGVFFIIGLWPSLREQLFNLVDNAPSLINSLSDQLRELEQNGAIQALFPEGSTPFSQITEYINKGFNFVTNYVSGFFSLVSSFAIILFTLPILLFYMLLQGEKFGRKLAHIAPKRFQNDSREVVIEIDQALSGFIVGRVLVNLALGVLMYIGFLIIGLPYALLLTVIAVIMNFVPFIGAIVSSVPIVIMGLVVSPSVAIWSLIIILVAQQIQDNLVAPYVFGKKLDIHPLTTIILVLGAGDLGGIIAILIIIPVYMIVKILLVRIYNMFFKDKWQNA